The following proteins come from a genomic window of Pirellula staleyi DSM 6068:
- a CDS encoding NPCBM/NEW2 domain-containing protein — MSGGFDPYYQWMGIAPDEQPPNHYRLLGIRLLESNPDVIQNAADARMIHLRTFQSGPHSLHSQKLLNEVAAAAQCLLIASQKKSYDQQLRSSLALAQQTANPPPQPLVSPPLAAATPVARPLPVATPLAAPLPAKTPPAESQPSFTAGTSRRVARKNNPLVAMSIVVAVCGVGLIGGLVVWGYGFQSNPTGELAEAPQKTTMLPTPPSPPNLPPNLPSTTSTTTPSTPPAGEQPPPTVPSSDPSEASVDGSTSPETGPLPPPDPTSSTPVVAPFKYLSELPKVIQNAYEEPGLVVRVQGVDSPHGFMHHPHSDSITVCNVALDGTYQWLTGAAVFNDTATKDARTPAIMSIYGDGNLLFQSLPVSKARPIQPFAVQIAGVKKLVLKVDCPGSFSYCHTAWFSPMLSVAPNSPNVELARLLEGKNYPAPRPVVAAPKWFGLHAPKQGISATQLNPARPMYLIELEHVDFAAYNDGPKRVVSLKGKRSAHGIFMHPNNKSDARIVYRLDRKFHTFTGAVGISDKLDDRAFSDQTFSILGDGKELWKSRPHRAISSSQDFQVNVSGVDLLELRVDCHGSSGKAHAVWYAPHVSPLDDRSNAELAQIYPQYQPLEQGPNERSLADLANPNARPVDRLPPPSTEALAKARELLHEVLATEFAAAKTAEKKMKLVDDLLEIGSLPDQAVADQFAVLVEALERSFTFEQFSRAESELLRRYNTPLLTERLTGLKSCVTQARPDHVTKFAESILRAVDDAEQSQAYELAVEFSDVGQSLGKKTGERKLTSIFVERSQRSGRLQVAHRDCAPLLESMASNSLDDAGKFKCGQYLALVRSDWPAALPLLALGKDDPSIAKAVLKDIAAPTAPDDIIALADSWWQLSEQATELSQEGYRKRAIHWYLKAKEAGVRGLGLEKATQRTSTTLGDWLAEWRPNSPEVLFAKQVVGRYRTYHIDIDRPGAKRHREQLITISPSNEVLNEQGQHFGIWRQEGANLRIEFAEESFGFALMQITKNRVLQGRHLQKHDGRLRGYEMIPE; from the coding sequence ATGAGCGGTGGATTTGACCCGTACTACCAATGGATGGGAATTGCTCCAGACGAGCAGCCACCCAACCACTACCGCTTGCTGGGGATTAGGCTGCTGGAGTCCAACCCCGACGTGATTCAAAACGCTGCTGATGCGCGAATGATTCACCTGCGAACTTTTCAGTCGGGTCCCCACTCTCTTCATTCTCAAAAGCTACTCAACGAAGTGGCCGCAGCTGCTCAATGCCTGCTGATCGCTTCGCAAAAGAAGAGCTACGACCAGCAGCTCCGGTCGTCTCTCGCACTGGCACAACAGACTGCGAATCCACCACCTCAGCCCCTCGTTAGTCCGCCGCTTGCAGCAGCAACTCCGGTGGCACGTCCGCTGCCAGTTGCGACGCCGCTTGCAGCCCCCCTGCCTGCGAAGACACCACCTGCTGAAAGCCAGCCAAGCTTCACCGCTGGCACCTCGCGGCGCGTTGCACGCAAAAACAATCCACTGGTTGCAATGTCGATCGTGGTGGCCGTTTGTGGCGTGGGACTGATCGGCGGACTCGTGGTTTGGGGATACGGATTTCAATCCAATCCGACGGGAGAGCTGGCCGAAGCTCCCCAGAAGACAACAATGCTGCCGACACCACCCTCGCCACCTAATCTTCCCCCAAATTTGCCGTCGACCACCAGCACAACCACGCCAAGCACTCCGCCAGCGGGTGAGCAGCCGCCGCCAACAGTTCCAAGCAGCGATCCGAGCGAGGCGTCAGTCGATGGAAGCACGAGCCCCGAAACGGGACCTCTGCCGCCTCCCGATCCAACTAGCAGCACACCTGTCGTAGCTCCATTCAAGTATCTGAGCGAGCTACCCAAAGTCATTCAGAATGCCTACGAGGAACCAGGATTGGTCGTGCGTGTGCAGGGTGTCGATTCACCTCATGGGTTTATGCACCATCCGCATTCCGACTCGATCACCGTTTGCAATGTCGCGCTCGACGGAACCTATCAATGGCTCACAGGGGCTGCTGTATTTAATGATACAGCGACCAAAGATGCGCGCACTCCCGCCATCATGTCGATCTATGGCGATGGCAATCTACTGTTTCAATCTCTGCCAGTCTCGAAGGCGCGGCCGATTCAGCCCTTCGCAGTACAGATCGCGGGTGTCAAAAAATTAGTGTTGAAAGTCGATTGCCCTGGAAGCTTCTCCTACTGTCACACCGCCTGGTTCTCTCCGATGCTGAGTGTCGCCCCCAACAGCCCGAATGTCGAACTGGCTCGTCTGCTCGAAGGAAAAAACTATCCCGCCCCCAGACCCGTCGTCGCTGCACCCAAATGGTTTGGCCTCCACGCGCCGAAACAAGGGATCTCAGCCACGCAGCTGAACCCTGCTCGTCCGATGTACCTCATCGAGCTCGAGCATGTCGATTTCGCTGCCTACAACGACGGCCCCAAACGCGTAGTCTCGCTGAAAGGGAAGCGTTCAGCGCATGGCATCTTCATGCACCCGAACAACAAAAGCGACGCTCGAATTGTTTACCGACTCGATCGCAAGTTTCACACCTTCACCGGCGCCGTGGGGATCAGCGATAAGCTCGACGACCGAGCGTTTTCCGATCAAACTTTTTCCATCCTCGGCGATGGCAAAGAACTCTGGAAATCGCGACCACATCGCGCGATTTCTTCATCGCAAGATTTCCAGGTGAATGTGAGTGGCGTTGATCTACTCGAGCTGCGCGTGGATTGTCACGGAAGCAGTGGCAAAGCGCACGCCGTTTGGTACGCGCCACATGTCAGCCCGCTGGACGATCGATCCAATGCCGAACTCGCTCAGATCTACCCCCAGTATCAACCGCTCGAGCAAGGGCCCAACGAGCGCAGCTTGGCCGATCTGGCGAACCCCAACGCCAGACCTGTCGATCGGCTCCCACCACCTTCCACGGAAGCGCTCGCCAAAGCTCGCGAACTGCTCCACGAAGTTTTGGCTACCGAGTTTGCCGCTGCCAAAACAGCGGAGAAAAAAATGAAATTGGTCGACGATCTTCTAGAAATAGGATCGCTCCCCGATCAGGCTGTCGCCGATCAATTCGCTGTGCTCGTGGAAGCCTTGGAACGAAGTTTCACGTTCGAACAGTTCTCTCGCGCCGAGTCCGAATTGCTGCGGCGGTATAACACCCCGCTGCTGACCGAACGCCTAACAGGCCTCAAGTCGTGCGTCACGCAAGCGCGCCCCGATCACGTCACCAAGTTTGCTGAATCTATCTTGCGCGCCGTCGACGACGCTGAACAATCGCAAGCCTACGAACTGGCCGTGGAGTTCAGCGACGTTGGGCAATCGCTCGGTAAGAAAACTGGCGAGCGGAAGCTCACCAGCATCTTCGTCGAACGCTCCCAACGATCGGGCCGATTACAAGTCGCACATCGTGATTGTGCGCCGCTGCTGGAATCGATGGCGAGCAACTCGCTCGACGACGCCGGGAAGTTCAAATGCGGGCAGTACCTCGCGCTTGTCCGTAGCGACTGGCCGGCGGCACTTCCGCTGCTCGCTCTGGGGAAAGACGATCCCTCGATCGCCAAAGCGGTGCTGAAAGACATTGCCGCCCCAACCGCTCCCGACGATATCATCGCGCTGGCCGATAGCTGGTGGCAACTCAGCGAGCAAGCAACCGAGCTGTCGCAAGAGGGTTATCGCAAACGCGCGATTCACTGGTACCTGAAAGCCAAAGAGGCTGGCGTGCGCGGCCTAGGCCTGGAAAAAGCGACGCAGCGAACCTCGACAACGTTGGGCGATTGGCTCGCAGAGTGGCGGCCCAATTCACCCGAAGTCCTGTTCGCCAAGCAAGTGGTCGGCCGTTATCGCACCTACCATATCGATATCGATCGTCCCGGCGCTAAGCGTCACCGC